The Leptospirales bacterium genome includes a window with the following:
- a CDS encoding NAD-binding protein, which produces MLQASNVGRFAGAMIKTNGNVGLLRRWRLPLRGAWRLIRDSGLSLARPTFFLCFLLAGGVSGYHLIEGWTLFDSLYMTVISVSTVGFGEIHPLSNHGRMFTMSLILGGVLFYGLALDGVLKAFVGARFRTFFEEVRMQESISRLKNHFIICGGGRMAEAMARELDRSGVPFVVLDPNPDSAVQLLRSAGKVEWLVLLLDALQEESLLAARIEQCRGLAAVLPTDADNLFVVLSARRLNPSIRIETRIARESTRPKMLQAGADRVLSPYSTAGLHMARSLLHPEVDEFLEVILKRAHYEFEMKIHTLRAGDPLLGATLANTDFRERGYLAVGIRTVGGRMIFAPHGDTVLGENMEILLLGPGQENEL; this is translated from the coding sequence ATGCTGCAGGCGTCCAATGTGGGGCGCTTTGCCGGGGCGATGATCAAGACAAATGGAAACGTTGGTTTACTGCGCCGCTGGCGTCTGCCGCTGCGGGGGGCCTGGCGTCTGATCCGCGATAGCGGACTCAGCCTGGCAAGGCCGACCTTCTTTCTTTGCTTCTTGCTGGCCGGCGGCGTCAGCGGCTACCATCTGATCGAGGGCTGGACGCTGTTTGATTCTCTGTATATGACGGTGATTTCGGTGAGCACCGTTGGCTTTGGCGAGATACATCCGCTCTCCAATCACGGACGAATGTTTACCATGTCGCTCATTTTGGGCGGCGTACTCTTTTATGGTCTGGCTCTGGACGGGGTGCTAAAGGCCTTTGTCGGCGCTCGCTTTCGCACATTCTTTGAGGAAGTCCGCATGCAAGAAAGCATCAGCAGATTGAAGAATCACTTTATCATTTGTGGCGGAGGCCGTATGGCGGAAGCGATGGCCCGCGAGCTTGATCGCTCAGGCGTTCCTTTTGTGGTCCTCGATCCAAACCCGGATTCCGCAGTCCAGCTGCTGCGTTCGGCTGGCAAAGTTGAGTGGTTGGTCCTGCTGCTGGATGCCTTGCAGGAGGAGTCTTTGCTTGCCGCGCGCATTGAACAATGCCGCGGCCTGGCAGCTGTGCTTCCTACTGATGCCGACAATCTTTTCGTTGTGCTATCGGCAAGGCGCCTGAATCCCTCAATTCGCATTGAGACGCGCATTGCCAGAGAAAGCACGCGCCCAAAAATGCTGCAGGCCGGGGCTGACCGGGTGCTGTCGCCGTACTCCACGGCCGGATTGCATATGGCGCGCAGCCTCCTGCATCCGGAGGTAGACGAGTTTCTGGAAGTGATCTTGAAGCGGGCGCATTACGAATTCGAGATGAAAATCCATACGCTGCGCGCCGGCGATCCGCTGCTGGGCGCAACCCTGGCAAATACCGACTTTCGCGAGCGAGGCTACCTGGCCGTGGGCATTCGAACGGTTGGCGGTCGAATGATCTTTGCGCCCCACGGCGATACGGTGCTTGGTGAAAATATGGAGATTCTGCTGCTTGGCCCGGGCCAGGAAAACGAGCTCTGA
- a CDS encoding YdcF family protein, producing MFFYLSKIFSGLLFPYALFLLLSIVAAIKLPRSRFRLVFRLALVAIFLLSTNRISGALIAPLESAYPQMRSADAPQADAIVVLGGMSDPLSARLEGPEFLDSVDRILAAELLWRAGKAPLLVISGGLGLMLQRGEPEARALQRWLLARGIPQSAIVIGDRSRNTAENAIETAALARSRGWTRVLLVTSAFHLPRATLCFRKQGLAVIPFPTDYYRSVVDPGPEGIMPAPGAMSLSTVAIKEYLGIVAYWLRGYI from the coding sequence TTGTTTTTTTACCTCTCCAAAATATTCAGCGGCTTGCTTTTCCCCTATGCTCTGTTTCTGTTACTGTCCATCGTCGCTGCAATCAAGCTGCCACGCTCTCGCTTTCGTTTGGTCTTTCGATTGGCCCTGGTTGCAATTTTCTTGCTCTCCACCAACCGCATCAGCGGCGCGCTGATTGCGCCGCTGGAGTCAGCCTACCCGCAAATGCGCAGCGCCGACGCGCCACAGGCTGACGCCATCGTTGTTCTGGGCGGAATGAGCGATCCTTTGAGTGCGCGACTGGAAGGACCTGAGTTTCTGGATAGCGTAGACCGCATCCTCGCCGCCGAGCTCTTGTGGCGGGCGGGCAAGGCGCCGCTACTGGTAATCAGCGGCGGCCTGGGTTTGATGTTGCAGCGCGGCGAGCCGGAGGCCCGCGCCTTGCAGCGTTGGCTGCTGGCCCGCGGCATTCCACAGAGCGCGATCGTCATCGGAGACCGCTCTCGAAATACGGCGGAAAACGCCATTGAAACGGCGGCGCTGGCGCGCAGCCGCGGCTGGACTCGAGTGCTGTTGGTGACTTCGGCCTTCCACTTGCCGCGCGCAACGCTCTGTTTTCGTAAACAGGGCCTGGCGGTTATTCCCTTTCCGACAGACTACTATCGCTCAGTTGTCGATCCAGGCCCGGAGGGAATCATGCCGGCGCCGGGGGCCATGTCACTGTCGACAGTGGCAATCAAGGAGTACCTTGGCATCGTCGCCTACTGGCTACGAGGTTACATTTGA
- a CDS encoding alpha/beta hydrolase: protein MPSFYTTFLEWRGIRLALHHLGAPAEAGQIKRRGSLLLLHATGFPSGAYLPLLERFGSEGLDAWALDFSGHGDSEAVRPQSWADFGDQALHALRFLLAEQVTGQEQPLFLAGHSLGGAAALLAAAQCTDRRLRALALFDPTVFSPWLSYLLPYLPHPLARQALRRRERFASRALVERAYLRSPTFRAWDRACFQSYLDCALKEDGAGGMQLRLSPELEAQTFLSFQGGQWRSHRKVLQPMLLLRAQASGVCPPRAARLLCRGHSASRHETLPAASHFFPFESPQRTVEKTLAFLKPWTTN from the coding sequence ATGCCTTCTTTTTATACTACCTTTTTGGAGTGGAGGGGTATCAGACTTGCGCTTCATCACCTTGGCGCGCCTGCTGAAGCGGGACAGATCAAGCGACGCGGAAGTCTCCTGCTGCTGCATGCCACGGGTTTTCCCTCCGGGGCCTACCTTCCACTGCTGGAACGTTTTGGCAGCGAAGGCCTCGACGCCTGGGCCCTGGATTTCAGCGGACACGGCGATTCGGAAGCCGTGCGCCCGCAAAGCTGGGCCGACTTTGGCGACCAGGCGCTTCACGCCCTGCGTTTTCTCCTGGCTGAGCAAGTCACCGGCCAGGAACAACCGCTGTTTCTGGCGGGTCACAGCCTCGGCGGCGCGGCGGCCCTTCTGGCCGCTGCACAATGCACAGATCGGCGCCTGCGGGCCCTGGCGCTCTTTGACCCAACCGTTTTCTCGCCCTGGCTCAGCTACCTGCTGCCCTACCTCCCTCATCCGCTGGCCAGGCAAGCGCTGCGCCGACGCGAGCGCTTCGCCTCGCGGGCGCTCGTAGAGCGAGCCTACTTGCGCAGCCCCACCTTTCGCGCCTGGGACAGAGCTTGTTTTCAATCCTACCTTGATTGCGCTCTCAAAGAAGATGGGGCCGGAGGGATGCAATTGCGACTCTCGCCGGAGCTTGAAGCGCAAACTTTTCTGAGCTTTCAGGGCGGGCAGTGGCGCAGTCATCGGAAAGTACTACAACCGATGCTGCTGCTTCGCGCCCAGGCTTCCGGCGTTTGCCCGCCGCGCGCCGCGCGCCTGCTCTGCCGAGGCCATTCCGCTTCACGCCACGAAACCCTGCCAGCCGCCTCGCACTTCTTTCCCTTCGAATCGCCGCAGCGAACCGTAGAAAAGACGCTGGCGTTTCTCAAGCCGTGGACGACCAACTAA
- a CDS encoding RtcB family protein, whose amino-acid sequence MIDTLSSTNVQAQLWIPLSEVEESAQRQIRNIASMPWCARLAIMPDVHFGKGATVGSVIAMRGAVSPAAVGVDIGCGMCALPSSLKISQLPDSLRALRNAIEGAIPVGFESHPENRQLPRAFRSGSLQEQLYAHLQKSAELDRGVASLRQRLERQAGTLGGGNHFIELCADQAGGIWLLLHSGSRNIGKSLAEIHIARARELIHNQSLPDRDLAVFLAGTPEMESYRSDLNWAQEYARWNRTLMVEYLKDILCDLFPGISFGEMIQCHHNYLAEEMHFGEELFVTRKGAISAQKGQFGIIPGSMGARSFVVRGLGNADSMHSASHGAGRRMSRGEAKRRFNQDDLLAQTAGIECRKDAGVVDEIPGAYKDIDQVMERQRDLVEVFAELKQLLCVKG is encoded by the coding sequence ATGATCGACACCTTATCCTCGACCAATGTGCAAGCGCAACTCTGGATTCCGCTCTCGGAGGTGGAGGAATCGGCTCAGCGTCAGATTCGCAATATCGCCTCCATGCCGTGGTGCGCGCGCCTGGCGATCATGCCGGATGTTCACTTTGGAAAGGGAGCGACCGTTGGATCGGTCATTGCCATGCGCGGCGCGGTCAGTCCGGCGGCGGTCGGCGTAGACATTGGCTGCGGCATGTGTGCATTGCCGTCCAGCTTGAAAATTTCGCAGCTGCCTGACTCGCTCAGGGCATTGCGCAACGCCATAGAAGGCGCAATACCTGTTGGTTTCGAATCTCATCCGGAAAATCGGCAGCTTCCTCGGGCTTTTCGCAGCGGCTCCCTGCAGGAGCAACTCTACGCTCACCTGCAAAAGTCGGCGGAGCTGGATCGCGGCGTAGCTTCGCTTCGCCAGCGCCTGGAGCGCCAGGCCGGAACGCTAGGCGGCGGAAACCATTTCATCGAGCTCTGCGCGGACCAGGCGGGAGGAATCTGGCTGCTGCTGCACAGCGGCAGTCGAAACATAGGCAAGAGTCTGGCAGAAATCCACATTGCAAGGGCCAGGGAGTTGATCCACAATCAGTCCCTGCCAGACCGGGACCTGGCTGTCTTTCTGGCCGGCACTCCGGAAATGGAGAGCTACCGAAGCGATCTCAACTGGGCGCAAGAGTACGCACGCTGGAACCGAACATTGATGGTTGAGTATCTGAAAGATATCCTCTGCGACCTGTTTCCGGGAATTTCCTTTGGCGAAATGATCCAGTGCCACCATAATTATCTGGCCGAAGAAATGCACTTTGGCGAAGAGCTCTTTGTTACGCGCAAGGGCGCGATCTCGGCGCAAAAAGGGCAGTTTGGCATTATCCCGGGCTCCATGGGCGCTCGTTCCTTTGTGGTGCGGGGTCTGGGCAACGCCGACTCCATGCATTCCGCTTCACACGGCGCCGGCCGAAGGATGTCCCGCGGGGAAGCAAAGCGACGTTTCAATCAAGACGACTTGCTCGCCCAGACTGCCGGCATCGAATGTCGAAAGGATGCCGGCGTCGTCGACGAGATTCCTGGGGCTTACAAGGATATCGATCAGGTAATGGAGCGTCAGCGCGATCTGGTGGAAGTCTTTGCGGAACTAAAACAGTTGTTGTGCGTAAAGGGTTAG
- a CDS encoding sigma 54-interacting transcriptional regulator, translating to MSQNDEPESVLDQILSACMQITAADSGSIMLLDQDKQTLRIRVARGLSVDTETFSLAVGQGVSGWAALHGKSRLVHDAQLEPDYVAVNDELRSELVAPMLVRADVIGVVSVDSRRANAFNVQQEHILSIMANLAAQIFQKLSDNRLLKIRDRFHRVMIEISRVVSASLRLEDVFREIMTITEKAFRLHRSTLLLYDREEDVLKIEASVNAPRDETAALRYAPGEGITGQVFLNKKAAYVPSVLQAPDFLNRMKLVGDSEDMAFFCCPIFSGPDVVGVFSTFTRQARDDEANSMLEFLEIVGSFISQAITIQKLVRDETRVVMFENIQLKRELSGKYQFGSLIGRSPAMMRLFEKVRIIADSRASILLTGESGTGKELIASAIHYNSPRRDGPFVKINCAAIPENLLESELFGHRKGAFTGAVADKKGKFEAADGGSIFLDEIGELDLNLQSKLLRVLQEREIEPVGGRTRQVDIRVIAATNADLEEKIAQKRFRADLYYRLNVIHLKIPPLRERKEDILALVHHFIEKFNKENGKNIAGIAPDAIQLLENYDWPGNVRQLENVLERSVVLSQRDALTAEDFQDSTLPFREFQNYTAEAEVGHAAPQTVELAVGGGDWAERTLPSEERLREMEGRVYDIVIAEVEKRLILMALKKFRYTKTQAARYLGINRNTLDKKIRELSIDY from the coding sequence ATGAGCCAGAATGATGAGCCAGAATCGGTTCTGGACCAAATTCTCTCTGCCTGCATGCAGATCACCGCTGCCGATTCCGGCAGCATAATGCTGCTTGATCAGGACAAACAGACTCTGCGTATCCGCGTAGCCCGCGGACTCAGCGTGGATACAGAGACCTTCAGTCTGGCGGTGGGGCAGGGGGTTAGCGGCTGGGCGGCCCTGCACGGCAAGTCGCGCCTGGTGCATGATGCCCAGCTGGAGCCGGACTATGTGGCGGTCAATGACGAGCTGCGCAGCGAGCTTGTGGCGCCAATGCTTGTGCGCGCCGACGTAATTGGCGTAGTCTCCGTTGATTCCAGGCGAGCGAACGCCTTCAACGTTCAGCAGGAACATATCTTGAGCATCATGGCCAATCTGGCCGCGCAGATTTTCCAGAAGCTCAGCGACAATCGATTGCTGAAGATTCGCGACCGCTTCCACCGCGTGATGATCGAAATCTCTCGCGTTGTCTCCGCCTCGCTGCGCCTTGAGGACGTGTTTCGAGAGATCATGACGATTACGGAAAAGGCCTTTCGATTGCATCGCAGCACCCTTCTGCTCTACGATCGTGAAGAGGACGTACTGAAGATCGAAGCGAGCGTGAATGCTCCGCGCGATGAAACAGCGGCGCTGCGCTATGCGCCGGGCGAGGGGATCACCGGCCAGGTGTTTTTGAACAAGAAGGCAGCCTATGTTCCCAGCGTGTTGCAGGCGCCCGATTTTCTGAACCGCATGAAGCTGGTAGGCGATAGCGAGGACATGGCCTTTTTCTGTTGTCCAATTTTCTCTGGACCGGATGTGGTCGGCGTCTTTTCAACCTTTACCCGCCAGGCGCGCGATGACGAAGCCAATTCGATGCTCGAATTTCTTGAGATCGTTGGCTCGTTCATTTCCCAGGCTATTACCATCCAGAAGCTGGTGAGAGATGAAACGCGAGTTGTAATGTTTGAAAACATTCAACTCAAGCGAGAGCTCTCCGGCAAATACCAGTTTGGCAGCCTCATTGGCCGCTCGCCGGCGATGATGAGGCTCTTTGAAAAGGTTCGCATCATTGCCGATTCGCGAGCTTCGATTCTGCTTACTGGAGAATCGGGAACCGGCAAGGAGCTAATCGCTTCCGCGATCCACTACAATAGCCCGCGACGCGACGGACCATTCGTAAAAATCAACTGTGCAGCGATCCCCGAAAATCTGCTGGAGAGCGAACTCTTTGGTCACCGTAAGGGCGCTTTTACCGGGGCTGTGGCGGACAAGAAGGGCAAATTTGAAGCGGCGGATGGCGGTTCCATTTTTCTCGACGAAATTGGCGAGCTGGATCTAAATCTGCAGAGCAAATTGTTGCGCGTACTTCAAGAGCGGGAGATCGAACCGGTCGGCGGCCGCACGCGACAGGTCGATATCCGCGTCATCGCTGCGACCAACGCCGATCTTGAAGAGAAGATTGCGCAAAAGCGCTTTCGCGCCGACCTCTACTATCGTTTGAATGTAATTCATTTGAAGATCCCGCCATTGCGCGAAAGAAAAGAGGATATTCTGGCGCTGGTGCACCATTTTATCGAAAAATTCAACAAGGAGAACGGGAAGAACATCGCCGGCATTGCCCCCGATGCCATACAATTGCTGGAAAACTATGATTGGCCGGGCAACGTCCGCCAGCTGGAAAATGTGCTGGAGCGATCCGTTGTTCTCAGTCAGCGCGATGCATTGACCGCCGAGGATTTTCAGGACAGTACTCTGCCTTTTCGGGAATTCCAGAACTATACGGCGGAAGCTGAGGTCGGCCACGCTGCGCCGCAAACAGTTGAGCTTGCCGTTGGCGGCGGCGATTGGGCCGAGCGCACTTTGCCTTCCGAGGAACGACTTCGCGAAATGGAGGGCCGCGTCTACGACATTGTCATAGCGGAAGTAGAGAAGCGACTGATCCTGATGGCGCTCAAGAAGTTCCGCTACACCAAGACACAGGCGGCGCGTTATCTGGGCATCAACCGCAACACGCTGGATAAGAAAATTCGCGAACTCAGCATCGACTACTGA